One segment of Eretmochelys imbricata isolate rEreImb1 chromosome 5, rEreImb1.hap1, whole genome shotgun sequence DNA contains the following:
- the SRP19 gene encoding signal recognition particle 19 kDa protein isoform X2, with protein sequence MRFICIYPAYLNNKKTIAEGRRIPMDKAIENPTSTEIQDVCAAIGLNVLVEKNKLYPREWNRDVQYRGRVRVQLKLEDGNPCLPQFPTRKSVMLYAAETIPKLKTRTQKMGGSDQNLQPGEGGKKGKGKKKK encoded by the exons atgag attcatCTGCATCTATCCAGCGTACTTAAATAACAAGAAGACAATAGCAGAAGGAAGAAGAATACCTATGGACAAA gCCATTGAAAATCCCACATCTACAGAAATCCAAGATGTATGTGCAGCAATTGGACTCAATGTGCTTGTTGAG AAGAACAAGTTGTACCCTAGAGAGTGGAACCGTGATGTGCAATATAGAGGCAGAGTACGAGTTCAACTCAAGCTGGAAGATGGCAACCCATGTTTACCTCAGTTTCCAACAC GTAAATCAGTGATGCTGTATGCAGCAGAAACAATTCCAAAGCTGAAAACAAGGACACAAAAAATGGGAGGTAGTGACCAAAATCTCCAGCCAGGAGAGGGAggcaaaaaaggaaaaggaaagaagaagaagtGA
- the SRP19 gene encoding signal recognition particle 19 kDa protein isoform X1: MAWAATSPADKERFICIYPAYLNNKKTIAEGRRIPMDKAIENPTSTEIQDVCAAIGLNVLVEKNKLYPREWNRDVQYRGRVRVQLKLEDGNPCLPQFPTRKSVMLYAAETIPKLKTRTQKMGGSDQNLQPGEGGKKGKGKKKK; the protein is encoded by the exons ATGGCCTGGGCCGCCACCTCCCCGGCGGACAAGGAAAG attcatCTGCATCTATCCAGCGTACTTAAATAACAAGAAGACAATAGCAGAAGGAAGAAGAATACCTATGGACAAA gCCATTGAAAATCCCACATCTACAGAAATCCAAGATGTATGTGCAGCAATTGGACTCAATGTGCTTGTTGAG AAGAACAAGTTGTACCCTAGAGAGTGGAACCGTGATGTGCAATATAGAGGCAGAGTACGAGTTCAACTCAAGCTGGAAGATGGCAACCCATGTTTACCTCAGTTTCCAACAC GTAAATCAGTGATGCTGTATGCAGCAGAAACAATTCCAAAGCTGAAAACAAGGACACAAAAAATGGGAGGTAGTGACCAAAATCTCCAGCCAGGAGAGGGAggcaaaaaaggaaaaggaaagaagaagaagtGA